A single region of the Eleginops maclovinus isolate JMC-PN-2008 ecotype Puerto Natales chromosome 16, JC_Emac_rtc_rv5, whole genome shotgun sequence genome encodes:
- the LOC134878330 gene encoding NLR family CARD domain-containing protein 3-like, with protein sequence MGSYCSALCKAKKKEDEATTKGESREKSPLMQRKPSLKEEGAMKETTEEDTLRSQVEESSSKEMACIEINDADVNTSSPGLSETHDTDSAMRVNKEAEWVDKNRAQLIQKVTLVMPIADELLQRTIIRQEMYANISAAKTTQDQMRAVYKTLTTTKAKSVFYRILQENQPQISETEDVVKEVIKSHKAQLREQFKYEFEGPDADHGDAQSLDNIYTELHIVQEDRKQKTAQEEVQRVNIEHEIWEIEDKARSQKAEEGTKINCNDIFKSTTKDSVSSQQEDVKAIRTVMTKGIAGIGKTVSVKKFILDWADGNANQDLDFIFVLPFRKLNLVHNQHSLETLVRELHPGLKKIAVAKLFANHKVLFIFDGLDESQLQLNFRKTELLTDVTKESSVDTLVTNLIREDLLPSAHVWITSRPGAVQRIPGRHVYRSTEVRGFNDPQKIEYFRRRVEDKSIAERIISNIMMSRSLYIMCHIPIFCWIAAKVLEFLLPKMDNTQDKDIKIPTTLTEMYTHFLCIQLQIATEKYDEDNELDQEKIFKSNDEFIFKLGRMAFECLIESTIVFTDKDLEKYGIDIRKAGVDCGLCTVVFQQEEGLYRKKLYCFVHLTVQEYFAALFVYHSFASKKIDSPSLINFLLIGSEEQLKSILDEDPVDIPLDELIEISIANSCLRKTGELDMFLRFLIGMSLRSTQELLQGLIQQKEEHSTVVEEIRTSLVEIDLLDCSPERCLNLVHCLIELKDSSIHNTVKKYLKPDHDAETQLSPVQCSALADSILMSKEPLEEFNLKKYRPSVKGVFRLVPAVRNCKKARISGVDLDVWLCETISSALRMPNSVLTELHLINNRLSEEGAKILCNGLENSQCNLEALSFSSRQTLQEDHERMASAIKSIMKKETLRELELSANALGNSLYPLLSDGLSSPKLEKLRLNRTSGIAKICKEFVVALESKPCSLRELELSYTSLKDSEMEILSTGLTSTNCNLEVLSLSHNRLTEKGCKMLASALSSKSSHLTKLDLSYNDLGDSGVMALCTALTKPQCGLKTLRLSFCKVTVDGCVAMASALRSDHCGLRELDLRFNHLAEKGVTLLTEIQRDSRCSLEELNVDQNEECWFDLKLLRQYASDLTLDPNTACLNAILTENNQRADCVLEKQPYPDHPDRFDSSQVLCEEGLTGRHYWEVEFTKAEVGVAYKSIDRVADCSTEFILGGNEKSWCLTNDGFFKHNNSWEGFIVHHRFNGTTGVYLDWPAGILSFFQVLPDTLTHLYTVNTTFTEPLHPGFHLDSEGSIYLRKLK encoded by the exons ATGGGGAGCTACTGCTCTGCACTCTGCAAGgctaaaaaaaaggaagatgagGCTACCACCAAAGGGGAAAGTAGAGAAAAATCTCCTCTCATGCAAAGAAAGCCATCTTTGAAAGAGGAGGGAGCCATGAAGGAGACAACAGAGGAGGACACTTTAAGGAGTCAAGTAGAAGAATCTTCGTCTAAAGAAATGGCATGTATTGAGATCAATGATGCTGATGTCAACACCTCAAG TCCTGGCCTTTCTGAAACACATGATACTGATTCAGCCATGAGAGTGAACAAAG AGGCTGAGTGGGTGGACAAAAACAGGGCTCAGCTCATTCAGAAAGTCACCCTTGTGATGCCAATAGCAGATGAGTTGCTCCAGCGGACAATCATACGACAGGAGATGTATGCCAACATTTCAGCTGCCAAAACCACCCAGGATCAGATGAGGGCAGTCTACAAAACCCTCACTACCACAAAAGCCAAATCTGTCTTCTATAGAATCCTTCAAGAAAATCAGCCACAGATTTCTGAAA CAGAAGATGTCGTCAAAGAAGTCATCAAAAGTCACAAAGCACAACTGAGGGAACAGTTCAAATACGAGTTTGAAGGCCCTGATGCTGATCATGGGGATGCACAATCATTGGACAACATTTACACAGAGCTTCACATTGTACAGGaagatagaaaacaaaaaacggCACAAGAGGAAGTACAACGTGTCAATATAGAACATGAGATTTGGGAGATTGAAGACAAGGCAAGGAGTCAAAAAGCTGAGGAGGGCACTAAAATTAATTGTAACGACATCTTCAAAAGTACAACGAAAGATAGCGTGTCATCTCAGCAAGAGGACGTGAAAGCTATCAGGACCGTGATGACAAAGGGAATTGCAGGCATTGGGAAAACTGTGTCTGTTAAGAAGTTCATTCTTGACTGGGCAGATGGGAATGCCAATCAGGACCTGGACTTCATCTTTGTGCTACCATTCAGGAAACTAAATCTGGTACACAATCAGCATAGCCTTGAGACACTTGTGAGAGAGCTCCACCCAGGACTTAAAAAGATAGCAGTTGCAAAATTATTTGCTAATCACAaagttttgttcatttttgatGGTCTCGATGAAAGCCAGCTTCAACTGaatttcagaaaaacagaactatTGACAGATGTCACCAAAGAGTCATCAGTGGACACTCTTGTGACCAACCTCATCCGGGAAGATCTTCTTCCCTCGGCTCATGTCTGGATAACCTCAAGACCAGGAGCAGTTCAGCGCATCCCTGGAAGGCATGTATACCGGTCGACAGAGGTCAGAGGATTTAATGATCCACAAAAAATAGAGTACTTCCGAAGGAGAGTTGAGGACAAGTCAATTGCTGAAAGAATTATCAGCAACATTATGATGTCCAGGAGCTTGTACATTATGTGTCACATACCTATCTTCTGTTGGATTGCGGCAAAAGTTCTTGAATTTTTGCTGCCAAAAATGGACAATACTCAAGATAAAGACATAAAGATACCCACAACGCTTACCgaaatgtacacacacttcctttGCATTCAATTGCAGATAGCTACCGAAAAGTATGATGAAGATAACGAGTTAGATCAGGAGAAGATCTTCAAGTCGAATgatgaattcatttttaaattaggTAGGATGGCCTTTGAATGTTTGATTGAAAGCACAATTGTATTTACTGACAAGGATCTAGAAAAATATGGCATTGACATACGTAAAGCTGGAGTTGACTGTGGGTTGTGCACAGTGGTGTTCCAACAAGAGGAAGGTTTGTACAGAAAGAAACTCTACTGCTTTGTTCATCTGACGGTCCAGGAGTACTTTGCCGCTCTCTTTGTGTACCACAGTTTTGCAAGTAAAAAGATAGATTCCCCAAGCCTCATAAATTTCCTGCTCATAGGGTCCGAAGAACAGCTCAAGAGTATCTTGGATGAAGATCCTGTTGATATACCTTTGGATGAGCTGATTGAAATTTCAATAGCTAATTCTTGTCTGAGAAAGACAGGAGAACTGGACATGTTCCTGAGGTTCCTTATCGGCATGTCCCTACGATCAACACAAGAACTGCTTCAAGGCTTGATTCAGCAGAAAGAGGAACACTCTACAGTTGTTGAGGAAATAAGAACAAGTCTTGTAGAAATAGATTTGCTTGATTGCAGCCCTGAAAGATGTCTGAACCTTGTTCATTGCCTGATCGAGCTGAAAGACAGTTCCATACACAATACTGTGAAGAAGTATTTGAAACCAGATCATGATGCAGAAACACAGCTTTCCCCTGTTCAGTGCTCCGCTTTGGCCGACTCAATTCTAATGTCAAAAGAGCCTCTAGAGGAATTCAACCTGAAGAAATACAGACCTTCAGTAAAAGGTGTTTTTAGGCTTGTCCCAGCTGTGAGGAACTGCAAAAAAGCAAG aatatCAGGGGTGGATCTTGATGTTTGGCTTTGTGAAACGATCTCCTCAGCTCTACGGATGCCAAACTCTGTGCTAACAGAACTACACCTGATCAATAATCGCTTATCTGAAGAAGGTGCAAAGATCTTGTGTAATGGACTTGAAAACTCTCAGTGTAACCTTGAAGCTCTGAG tttctCAAGTAGACAAACTTTACAAGAAGACCATGAAAGAATGGCATCAGCTATCAAATCAATCATGAAAAAGGAGACTCTAAGGGAACTTGAGCTGAGTGCCAACGCACTGGGCAATTCATTATACCCTTTGCTTTCTGATGGACTGTCCAGCCCTAAACTAGAAAAGCTCAG ACTGAACAGAACTTCGGGGATTGCAAAAATCTGTAAGGAGTTTGTGGTGGCGCTTGAATCCAAGCCATGCTCCTTACGAGAGCTGGAACTGAGTTACACCAGTTTAAAAGACTCTGAAATGGAGATCCTCTCTACTGGGCTGACGAGCACAAACTGTAACCTGGAGGTGTTGAG TCTCAGTCACAACAGACTCACTGAGAAAGGTTGTAAGATGTTGGCCTCAGCACTCAGCTCCAAATCTTCCCATCTGACAAAACTCGACCTGAGCTACAATGACCTGGGCGACTCGGGAGTGATGGCGCTCTGTACTGCACTGACAAAACCACAATGTGGTTTGAAAACACTAAG GCTGTCGTTCTGTAAGGTGACTGTAGATGGATGTGTCGCCATGGCCTCAGCTCTGAGGTCTGACCACTGCGGCCTCAGGGAGCTGGACCTGAGGTTTAATCACCTGGCAGAGAAAGGAGTCACCTTGCTGACTGAAATACAGAGGGATTCTCGCTGCAGTCTAGAGGAACTCAA TGTGGACCAAAATGAGGAATGCTGGTTCGACCTGAAGCTACTGAGACAAT ATGCGTCTGATCTGACACTGGATCCTAACACAGCATGTCTGAATGCAATTTTGACAGAAAACAACCAAAGGGCAGATTGTGTTCTGGAGAAGCAGCCATACCCTGATCATCCAGACAGATTTGATTCCTCTCAAGTACTTTGTGAAGAAGGTCTGACCGGTCGCCATTACTGGGAGGTTGAGTTTACAAAGGCTGAAGTTGGAGTGGCGTACAAAAGTATAGACCGGGTGGCAGACTGCTCAACTGAATTCATTTTGGGTGGAAATGAAAAGTCTTGGTGCTTGACTAATGATGGATTCTTTAAACATAATAATTCCTGGGAGGGGTTTATTGTCCATCATAGATTCAATGGTACCACTGGGGTGTATCTGGACTGGCCGGCGggtattttgtccttttttcagGTCCTTCCTGATACACTGACCCACCTGTACACTGTCAATACAACTTTCACGGAACCACTCCATCCTGGTTTCCACTTAGATTCGGAAGGATCAATTTACCTCCGTAAGCTAAAGTAA
- the atf7ip2 gene encoding activating transcription factor 7-interacting protein 2: protein MKTLFAKSDSSGPADKKMKLSQSEVQRLIEQEVQTALKKKENKLLGLLGTIQELDESLNYKSSIQKLEERINTVTKRAEAAIAFMTQKESPGPSLNDVNLKRADTVGKKMEIPTVDKKGIESMEANEELLNMMKSTKRALTKMQEDNESLKVAIADLREELPFPSTNGSPASEGTQILIKKEPDHVVEKIKVEETKQCEEPTAKRVKAESLSPDHSSRPKQTDTKQDTLSYPPLPLKPFPPVLSMEVASYNIPGRPKVDLAFIKNPATLSVLWDVEDKGQPAPPMDRYCLFITTENVKGSGVFPSWTALGEVAAIPLPMCVMLSKYKPGHKVCVAVIGKDKFGRYGPYSKVVSKAIPE, encoded by the exons ATGAAGACGTTGTTCGCCAAATCAGATTCCTCTGGACCCGCTGATAAAAAGATGAAGTTGTCCCAGTCTGAG GTGCAGAGGCTGATCGAGCAGGAGGTTCAAACTGcgctgaaaaagaaagaaaacaagctgCTGGGTTTATTAGGAACAATTCAGGAGCTGGATGAATCGCTCAACTACAAAAGCTCTATCCAAAAATTGGAg GAACGGATAAACACCGTAACCAAGAGAGCGGAAGCAGCTATCGCCTTCATGACACAGAAAGAG AGCCCAGGGCCATCTCTTAATGATGTCAATTTGAAAAG GGCAGAcactgtggggaaaaaaatggaaatcccAACTG TTGACAAAAAAGGCATTGAGAGCATGGAAGCCAATGAGGAGCTCTTAAATATGATG AAAAGCACGAAAAGAGCATTAACAAAGATGCAAGAAGACAATGAAT CTTTGAAGGTCGCCATAGCTGATTTAAGAGAGGAGCTGCCTTTTCCGTCTACTAACGGCTCTCCGGCAAGTGAG ggAACTCAAATACTTATTAAGAAAGAGCCGGATCATGtggtggaaaaaataaaagtagaggAAACAAAGCAGTGTGAGGAACCAACGGCTAAGAGGGTGAAAGCAGAAAGTCTTTCTCCCGACCATAGTAGCAGACCCAAGCAAACAGACACCAAGCAG GACACGCTCTCGTATCCTCCTCTGCCCTTAAAACCCTTCCCCCCCGTCCTAAGCATGGAGGTGGCTTCATACAACATCCCCGGGAGACCGAAAGTGGATTTGGCTTTCATCAAGAACCCCGCCACCCTCTCTGTGCTCTGGGACGTGGAGGATAAAGGCCAACCAGCACCACCCATGGATAGATACTG CCTCTTCATCACTACGGAGAATGTAAAAGGTAGCGGTGTCTTTCCGAGTTGGACAGCCCTTGGGGAGGTGGCAGCCATCCCACTACCCATGTGTGTGATGCTTAGCAAATACAAGCCCGGCCACAAGGTTTGTGTCGCTGTGATTGGCAAAGACAAGTTTGGCCGGTACGGACCTTATAGTAAAGTTGTGTCCAAAGCCATACCCGAGTAG